One Ilumatobacter coccineus YM16-304 genomic window, GGCCTCGCCGCCTCAGGCGTAGGCCGGGCGGATGACGTCGGCGACGAGGGCCCGTCGCTGCTCGATCGGAGCAAACGACGCCATCGCCGCGTTCTCGGCGATCTGGCACATCTCGGCTCGCGTGAGATCGTGCGCAGTCGCGACCACGGCGAGTTCGCTCGACGGCATCACACCGCTCATCAAGCGGTTGTCGGTGTTGATCCCGACGTTGAACCCGGCTCGCAGCATCGGCACCAGCGGGTGCGCGTCGATCGACTCGACCGCGCCCACGTGCACGTGGCAGGTCGGCGCCATCTCGAGGTGGATCTGCCGGTCGAGCACATGGCGAGCGAGATGGCCCATCGTGCCCGCCGAGAAGTCGATGTCGGCCTGCAGGCGGACTCCGTGGCCGATGCGGTGAGCGCCGTGTTCGAGCGCGTTGGCGATCAGCTCGAGATCGGGCGGCTCGCTGGCATGGATCGTGATGTTCTGCTGCGTGCGCCGGGCGAACGCCAGTGCTTCAGCGTGCAGCGACGGTGGGAACCCGGTTTCGGCACCGGCGAGATCGAAGGCGACGACCTTGTCGTCCCAGTCGCGCATCCGGTCGACGAGCTGAGCGATCTCGAGCGACCGGTGTTCGGTCCGCATGGCGCACAGGATCGCGTTGACCGTGATCGTGTTGCCGGCGTCGGCCGCGGCGAGTTCGCCGCGTCGGAATCCGGCGGTGACCGCCGAGACCACATCGGTCAGGTCGAGTCCCAGCTGCTGGTGGAGTTCGGGAGCGAACCGCACCTCGGCGTACACGACCCCGTCGGCGGCGAGGTCGACGGCAGCCTCGGCGGCCACCCGTTCGATTGCATCGACCTGTTGCATCACTGCGAGCGTGTGCTCGAACGTGGCCAGGTACTGCATGAGGTCGTTGGAGTCGACCGCGTCGGTGATGATCTGTTGCAACTCGTCGACGTCGGTCGACGGCAGCATCCACCCGATCTCACCCGCGAGCTCGACGAGCGTGGACGGCCGCAGACCTCCGTCGAGGTGGTCGTGCAGCAGCACCTTCGGGAGGGCGATGGCCACAGCTGGGGTCACGCGCCGCCCTTGCGGTAGATCTGGCCGTCGGCGGCGGGCATCCGCAGGTTCTGGCTCATGAACAACAGCACGAGGAGCACCGTGGCGTACGGCATCGTGTTGGGCAACCAGTTGGGTGCCCGATCGGTCATGAGCCACCAGATCAACGTGCCGCTCGCCAGCACACCGGCGATGATCGCGTCGGTCCGCTTCTGCTGCTTGATCGACCAGGCCAGCATGCCGAACAGCGCGATGGCGATGACGAGCAGCAGCGAGTGCGTGCCGAGGCCTTCGGAGTCGCGCAACGCGAGCACGAACGGATAGCCGAACAGGAGCGAGCCGACCGCGAGGCCGGCCGGACGCCAGTTGCCGAAGATCAGGGCAGCGAGGCCGATGAAGCCGCGCCCCTGTGTCTGTCCTTCGCGGAACACGTTGGAGAGCTCCATGGCGATGAAGCCGCCGGCGAGGCCGGCCATGGCGCCGCTGATGATGACACCGATGTACTTGTGCTTGTAGATGTCGACGCCGAGGCTCTCACCGGCTTCGGGACGCTCACCGCAGATGCGGATACGCAGACCGATGCGTGTGCGCCACAGCATCCAACCGCTCAGCGGGACGAGTGCGAACGCGATCACCGTGTACAGCGACAGTTGGGTGACGAAGCCTTCGAGCACTCCGGCGAGGTCGGAGATGAAGAAGATGTCGGCGTCGTCGATGTTGGCGAGCAGTCCGTCGTTTCCCGACAGCACCGGGACGTTGATCTTCGGCAGACCGCCGGCGCGAGGCGACTGGGTGATCGAGCCACCCTGCCAGTCGCTGAACACCTGGTCGGACATGAACCGGGCCATACCGGGCGCCAGGATGTTGATCGCCACACCGGAGATGATGTGATCGACGCCGAAGCTCACGGTGGCGACCGCATGGAGGAGTCCACCGAGGGCGCCACCGGCGGCGGCGCACAGAATGCCGGCCCACGGCGACCCGAAGTTGACCGTGCCCCACGCACCGAACCAGGTGCCGAGGACCATCATTCCTTCGAGGCCGATGTTGACGATGCCGGCACGCTCGGAGAACAGGCCGCCGAGGCCGGCGAGCAGGATCGGCACCGCGAAGCGGAGCATGGCGCCCGAGGTGCCCGGGTCGGTCAGGACGGTCGTGTCGTCGCCGCCGAAGGTCTGGACGGTGGAGAGCAGCAGCACACCGAAGGCCGCCAAAATCATCCAGCGGAACGCAGCGGGGAGGGCGACGTACTTGGCGAGCAGCGTCGACTTCGTCGGCTCGGGCGTGTCGCTCGCCGACGGAGTGGTGAGCACGTCGGTCATGATTCGCCTCCTGCCATCGCCGCGACGGTGGGCATTCGTTCGGTCGCCTCGGCGGCCGACTGCGCTTCGTCACGTTCCTTGATCCGGCGGACGACCTCGTAGGCGACCACGGCGCTGAGCACGATGATGCCCTTCATGATCTCGACGATCTCGGGTGTGGCGTTGCCGGTGATCTGCAAGATGCCCGACGACGAGTTGAGGAAGCCGAACAGCAGCGCTCCGACGGCGATCCCGGCAGGGTTGTTGCGTCCGAGCAGGGCGACCGCGATGCCGTTGAAGCCCAGCCCCTGGATGAAGCTCTGGTCGTACTTGAAGCGTTCGCTGAGGACCTCGACCATGCCGACGAGTCCGGCGATCGCACCCGACAGCAGCATGGCGTACATGACCATGCGCTTGGGCGGCACACCACCGGCGCGAGCCGCGAGCGGGTTGAATCCGCTGGCACGGAAGTCGTAGCCCACGCGCGTGCGGTTGATGAACAGGTGATAGCCGACGCCGACGATGGCGGCGATGAGCAACACGCCGGTCAGTTCGCGGCCCTTGCTCACGTCACGGGTGAAGATCTCAAGGATGCCGTTGAGGTTCGGGAGGTGGCCCGACTCGTCGATCGGGGTCGTGCCCGAGTTGGTGGCTCCGGTGTCGTCGGCCCATTCGCGGATCAGCCAGGCGATGATGCCACCGACCGCGATGAAGTTGAGCATGATCGTCGAGATGACCTCGTTGATCCCGCGGCTGACCTTGAGCGCACCGGCCAGCCCGGCCCAGGCCGATCCGACGAACATGCCGACGAACAAGATGAGTGCGACGTGGAGCGGTGCCGGAAGCCCGGCGAAGTAGCCGCCCGCTGCCGCAGCGAAGAACGAAGCCAGCAGGTACTGACCCTCGACGCCGATGTTGAACAGGTTCATCCGGAAGCCGATCGCCGCGGCGATACCGGAGATGTAGAGCGGGGTCGCCGAGTTGAGGATGTCGACGAAGGTCTCGAGACGGCTCGCGTTCTCGAGCATGTCGAAGTACGCGGCGAACGGGTTGTTTCCGGAGACGACCAGGACGATCGACGACAGCAACACGGCGAAGAACACCGCCGCCACCGGCGCTCCGATCGACAGCAGAATTCGGCGAAGTCGTGGATTGTTCATGATGTGGCTCTTCTGGTCGTCGTCGGCAGGGACAGGGTGTTCATGCGTCGGCTCCTTCGCTGTGCGAGCCGGTCATGTGGGCGCCGAGGTCACGGGGCGTGACGTCGTTGGGGTCGAGGGTGGCGACGAGGCGACCGCGGAACATCACCACGATCGTGTCGGACAGGCCGATCAACTCGTCGAGGTCGGCGGAGATGAGCAGCGTGGCGAGGCCGGCGGCTCGGGCGTTGCGGAGGTGTTCCCACACCGCCGCTTGTGCGCCGACGTCGATACCTCGGGTCGGATGCGAGGCGATGAGCAACCTCGGATCGGACATGATCTCGCGTCCGAGGATCAGCTTCTGCTGGTTGCCGCCCGACAGCGCATGGGCCGACACGTCGACGTTTGGCGTGCGCACGTCGTAGATCTCGCGGATGCGTTCGGTGTTCGATCGTGAACCCTCCCGGTCGATCCAGATCCCCTTCGCGTACGGCGGCTGCGTCTGGTGGCCGAGCGCGGCGTTCTCCCACAGCGGGGCGTTGAGGAGGAGTCCCTCGGAGTGTCGGTCTTGCGGCACGTACGCCACCCCGGCTTCGCGGCGCTCGCGGACCGACCAGTCGTCGATGCGCTCGCCACCGAGCGACACCGTTCCACGGGCCGGTTCGAGCATGCCCATGATCGCCGACACGAGTTCGTGTTGGCCGTTGCCTTCGACACCGGCGATGCCGACGATCTCGCCGCGGCGGATGTCGAGCGACACGTTGTCGACGACCGGGCGTTCGTCGGCATCGAGCACCGTGACGTCGCTGACCGACAGCATGACCTCGTCGGTGACGGTCGAGTCGGTGGTGTCGGGGGTGGGGAGTTCGGAGCCGACCATCAGTTCGGCGAGATCGCCGGCGGTGACGTCGTTCGGGTCGACCGTGGCGATGGTGCGACCCTGGCGCAGCACGGTGATCGAGTCGGCGATCTCGAGGACTTCGTCGAGCTTGTGGTCGATGAAGAGGATCGTGGCGCCGTTGGCCTTGAGCTCGCGCATGTTGCGGAACAGTTCTTCGACCTCCTGTGGCACGAGCACGGCGGTCGGTTCGTCGAGGATCAGGATCTCGGCACCGCGGAACAGCACCTTGATGATCTCGACGCGCTGGCGCTCGCCGACCTCGAGGGTCTCGACCAGGTCGTCGGGGTCGATGGTGAGGCCGTACGCCTCGCCGACCTCGTCGAAGTGCGAGCGGGCTTCCTTGAAGTCGATGACGCCGCCCGACTTGACCGGCTCGGA contains:
- a CDS encoding adenosine deaminase; this translates as MTPAVAIALPKVLLHDHLDGGLRPSTLVELAGEIGWMLPSTDVDELQQIITDAVDSNDLMQYLATFEHTLAVMQQVDAIERVAAEAAVDLAADGVVYAEVRFAPELHQQLGLDLTDVVSAVTAGFRRGELAAADAGNTITVNAILCAMRTEHRSLEIAQLVDRMRDWDDKVVAFDLAGAETGFPPSLHAEALAFARRTQQNITIHASEPPDLELIANALEHGAHRIGHGVRLQADIDFSAGTMGHLARHVLDRQIHLEMAPTCHVHVGAVESIDAHPLVPMLRAGFNVGINTDNRLMSGVMPSSELAVVATAHDLTRAEMCQIAENAAMASFAPIEQRRALVADVIRPAYA
- a CDS encoding ABC transporter permease: MTDVLTTPSASDTPEPTKSTLLAKYVALPAAFRWMILAAFGVLLLSTVQTFGGDDTTVLTDPGTSGAMLRFAVPILLAGLGGLFSERAGIVNIGLEGMMVLGTWFGAWGTVNFGSPWAGILCAAAGGALGGLLHAVATVSFGVDHIISGVAINILAPGMARFMSDQVFSDWQGGSITQSPRAGGLPKINVPVLSGNDGLLANIDDADIFFISDLAGVLEGFVTQLSLYTVIAFALVPLSGWMLWRTRIGLRIRICGERPEAGESLGVDIYKHKYIGVIISGAMAGLAGGFIAMELSNVFREGQTQGRGFIGLAALIFGNWRPAGLAVGSLLFGYPFVLALRDSEGLGTHSLLLVIAIALFGMLAWSIKQQKRTDAIIAGVLASGTLIWWLMTDRAPNWLPNTMPYATVLLVLLFMSQNLRMPAADGQIYRKGGA
- a CDS encoding ABC transporter permease codes for the protein MNNPRLRRILLSIGAPVAAVFFAVLLSSIVLVVSGNNPFAAYFDMLENASRLETFVDILNSATPLYISGIAAAIGFRMNLFNIGVEGQYLLASFFAAAAGGYFAGLPAPLHVALILFVGMFVGSAWAGLAGALKVSRGINEVISTIMLNFIAVGGIIAWLIREWADDTGATNSGTTPIDESGHLPNLNGILEIFTRDVSKGRELTGVLLIAAIVGVGYHLFINRTRVGYDFRASGFNPLAARAGGVPPKRMVMYAMLLSGAIAGLVGMVEVLSERFKYDQSFIQGLGFNGIAVALLGRNNPAGIAVGALLFGFLNSSSGILQITGNATPEIVEIMKGIIVLSAVVAYEVVRRIKERDEAQSAAEATERMPTVAAMAGGES
- a CDS encoding ABC transporter ATP-binding protein → MSAAIELIGITKRFPGVIANDNVNLTVERGEIHAICGENGAGKSTLMKMLYGMQAPDEGRMLVDGKEVHLDSPSEAIELGIGMVHQHFMLAEQLTVLENVILGSEPVKSGGVIDFKEARSHFDEVGEAYGLTIDPDDLVETLEVGERQRVEIIKVLFRGAEILILDEPTAVLVPQEVEELFRNMRELKANGATILFIDHKLDEVLEIADSITVLRQGRTIATVDPNDVTAGDLAELMVGSELPTPDTTDSTVTDEVMLSVSDVTVLDADERPVVDNVSLDIRRGEIVGIAGVEGNGQHELVSAIMGMLEPARGTVSLGGERIDDWSVRERREAGVAYVPQDRHSEGLLLNAPLWENAALGHQTQPPYAKGIWIDREGSRSNTERIREIYDVRTPNVDVSAHALSGGNQQKLILGREIMSDPRLLIASHPTRGIDVGAQAAVWEHLRNARAAGLATLLISADLDELIGLSDTIVVMFRGRLVATLDPNDVTPRDLGAHMTGSHSEGADA